One Nerophis ophidion isolate RoL-2023_Sa linkage group LG23, RoL_Noph_v1.0, whole genome shotgun sequence genomic window carries:
- the LOC133541624 gene encoding somatostatin receptor type 5-like: MADDNMTFKHTEDEANATGYSANMTDMSELMPFGMVTAVVYGIVFIVGLLGNTLAIFVVIRYSKMKTVTNMYILNLALADELYILGIPFLATNSVLSYWPYGDFFCKVCMTADAMSQFTSTFCLTVMSIDRYLAVVHPIRSAKWRRPQVAKIFSVTLWVVSFLVVLPVTIYSHVQEGLNTCNITWPEMQNWWSVVFILYTSILGFFGPLLVITICYLLIVIKVRSAGVRAGVTKRRRSERKATRMVVIIVGVFVFCWMPFFTTNIVNLVYIIPENNATAAIYFFLVILTYVNSCANPVLYGFLSDNFKQSFQKVLCFHKNPTTVDQRKARQGAPRETSANRHDPLFSNRNPTDNGKVQNIQDVEMKDVGNLDNESSTIKKILNGQSTQ; this comes from the exons ATGGCCGACGACAATATGACTTTTAAACACACGGAGGATGAGGCGAACGCCACAGGCTACAGCGCCAATATGACTGACATGAGTGAGCTGATGCCCTTTGGTATGGTCACGGCGGTGGTCTACGGCATCGTCTTTATCGTGGGACTCCTGGGCAACACGCTGGCCATCTTCGTGGTGATCCGCTATTCCAAGATGAAGACAGTGACTAACATGTACATCCTCAATTTAGCCTTGGCTGACGAACTCTACATCTTAGGGATTCCCTTCCTGGCCACCAACAGTGTGCTTTCCTACTGGCCGTATGGAGATTTCTTCTGCAAGGTGTGCATGACGGCCGACGCAATGAGCCAGTTCACGTCCACCTTTTGTCTGACGGTGATGAGCATCGATCGCTACCTGGCCGTGGTTCATCCTATCCGCAGTGCCAAGTGGAGAAGGCCGCAGGTGGCTAAGATTTTCAGTGTCACGCTGTGGGTGGTGTCCTTTCTGGTGGTGTTGCCGGTCACCATCTACTCACATGTGCAGGAGGGACTCAATACCTGCAATATCACGTGGCCTGAGATGCAGAACTGGTGGTCTGTTGTGTTTATCCTCTACACGTCCATCTTAGGCTTCTTTGGACCGCTGCTTGTCATCACCATCTGCTACCTGCTAATTGTCATTAAG GTGAGGTCAGCAGGCGTGCGTGCCGGCGTGACCAAGCGGCGTAGGTCAGAACGTAAGGCGACGCGCATGGTGGTGATCATCGTCGGGGTCTTTGTCTTTTGCTGGATGCCTTTCTTCACGACCAACATTGTCAACCTGGTGTACATCATACCTGAGAACAACGCCACAGCTGCAATTTACTTCTTCTTAGTCATCCTTACCTATGTCAACTCTTGCGCCAACCCCGTCCTATATGGCTTCCTGTCGGATAATTTCAAACAGAGCTTCCAGAAGGTGCTCTGTTTTCACAAAAATCCAACCACCGTGGACCAGAGGAAAGCTCGACAGGGTGCACCTCGAGAGACATCCGCGAACCGCCACGATCCTCTTTTCTCAAACAGAAATCCTACAGACAATGGAAAAGTACAGAATATCCAG